Proteins encoded by one window of Lutibacter sp. A64:
- a CDS encoding MarR family winged helix-turn-helix transcriptional regulator, which translates to MTEFSKEINSTFPNEKIKALLNIKFTANYFDTLGNEQLKPFKISEQQYNILRILRGAKKAITVKTVKERMVQKSPNSTRLMDKLCDKKLIERERCEHDRRVVYVKITEKGLNLLSKVKMEGLDNYFNNLSEDEARILNTLLDKFRTNDSKNIQIK; encoded by the coding sequence ATGACAGAATTTTCTAAAGAAATAAATTCAACATTTCCTAATGAAAAAATTAAGGCGCTGTTAAATATAAAGTTTACAGCAAATTATTTTGATACATTGGGAAATGAACAGTTAAAACCTTTTAAAATTTCTGAACAGCAATACAACATACTTAGAATTTTAAGAGGAGCAAAAAAAGCAATTACAGTAAAAACTGTAAAAGAACGTATGGTGCAAAAATCGCCAAATTCTACTCGTTTAATGGATAAATTATGTGATAAAAAATTGATTGAACGTGAACGTTGTGAACATGATAGACGGGTAGTTTATGTAAAAATAACCGAAAAGGGATTGAATTTATTGTCGAAAGTTAAAATGGAAGGTTTAGATAATTATTTCAACAATCTTTCTGAAGATGAGGCAAGAATTTTAAATACTCTTTTAGATAAGTTTAGAACAAATGATAGCAAAAATATACAAATCAAATGA
- a CDS encoding pirin family protein — protein sequence MIAKIYKSNDRGIADYGWLKANYSFSFSNYFNSEKMNFGALRVLNDDFIQGGMGFGMHPHENMEIISIPLKGALKHRDSMSNKWISLEEGEVQVMSAGTGIEHSEMNNHPTEEVNLFQIWIIPNKQNVTPSYNQKKFNALERKNKLQVLVSSIEHSVEGALIIHQNAQVSRINLSENSVLKYQLKSKNNGVYIMVIEGEVLVDNKILNKRDALGVYKTDVINLKANFSSDILFIEVPM from the coding sequence ATGATAGCAAAAATATACAAATCAAATGATAGAGGAATTGCAGATTATGGTTGGTTAAAAGCAAATTACTCTTTTAGTTTTTCAAATTATTTTAATTCTGAAAAGATGAATTTTGGCGCTTTACGAGTGTTAAATGATGATTTTATTCAAGGGGGAATGGGATTTGGAATGCATCCACATGAAAATATGGAAATTATTTCTATACCCTTAAAAGGAGCCTTAAAACACAGAGATTCTATGTCTAATAAATGGATTTCGTTAGAAGAAGGTGAAGTTCAGGTAATGTCTGCAGGTACTGGTATAGAACATTCAGAAATGAACAATCATCCAACGGAGGAAGTGAATTTATTTCAAATATGGATTATTCCAAATAAACAAAATGTAACGCCTAGCTACAACCAAAAAAAGTTTAATGCATTAGAACGAAAAAATAAATTACAAGTATTGGTATCTTCAATAGAACATAGTGTTGAAGGTGCTTTAATCATACACCAGAATGCACAAGTTTCAAGAATTAATTTAAGCGAAAATTCAGTATTAAAGTATCAATTAAAATCTAAAAATAATGGTGTTTATATTATGGTTATTGAAGGAGAAGTACTTGTAGACAATAAAATTTTAAATAAAAGAGATGCGCTAGGAGTTTATAAAACTGATGTAATTAATTTAAAAGCAAACTTTAGCTCAGACATTTTATTTATAGAAGTGCCAATGTAA
- a CDS encoding ATP-binding protein has protein sequence MKHKTYKNFIKKIIPILYSLCVFIVLSIAIYNYSNYTKGQWEKDERSNLMDLLASKKSNLEKALYSRIYYTRGVAAYVSLNPSISNNEFSELAKEYIKQDSVISTMALSKNCILNAIYPYEGHESAMGLNLLAHPERKEIVEKTIKTELTFIAGPVELIEGGTAFISYTPIFDKLNNNSFWGITDIVIKEENLIKEANINLEENGFKFALRGTDGTGKNGPVFWGDASIFENDPISIDVNLPIGNWVLAATPVNGWNSYLDQDKTILYILFISTFIISILIWFISKTLLKIKQNERKMVAIFKSIDSLIVEFNKDGDYLTVNYSNKDLLYKPQKDLIGKNVSTIFEPELAKSFKNAITKCLKSKELVILEYPLVINNNKMWFSARVTYKTADTVILNAYDITDNKSKEEELKTLNKIKDQFFSIIAHDLKNPAGTQKSLINLLVDRFDTMDINKQKTMLKTIQKSSDHLYILLEDLLNWSMSQSKKIIAKKIKFNIITHNKELFSQLENQANLKEITFINTIDPENANVIGDPDLTSIIIRNLVSNALKFTERNKKVEISSEIINYNQKQYFQLNITDTGIGISSEKIEDLFKIEKTQSNPGTENEKGSGLGLLLCKEFIEKQGGKITIESQIGVGSKFSILLPTE, from the coding sequence ATGAAACATAAAACGTATAAAAATTTTATAAAAAAAATAATTCCAATACTATACTCTTTATGTGTTTTTATAGTTTTATCAATCGCCATTTACAATTATTCTAATTATACAAAAGGGCAATGGGAAAAAGATGAACGCTCTAACTTAATGGATTTATTAGCCAGTAAAAAATCCAATTTAGAAAAAGCTCTATATTCCAGAATCTATTATACACGTGGTGTAGCCGCATACGTAAGCTTAAACCCTTCAATATCTAACAATGAATTTTCTGAACTTGCTAAGGAATACATAAAACAAGACTCTGTAATTAGTACTATGGCTTTGTCTAAAAATTGTATTTTAAATGCTATTTATCCATATGAAGGACACGAATCTGCTATGGGCTTAAACTTATTAGCTCATCCTGAAAGAAAAGAAATTGTTGAAAAAACCATTAAAACTGAATTAACTTTTATTGCTGGACCAGTTGAATTAATTGAGGGTGGTACTGCATTTATAAGTTACACTCCCATATTTGATAAACTTAATAATAATTCATTTTGGGGAATTACAGACATTGTTATAAAAGAAGAAAACTTAATTAAAGAAGCAAATATAAATTTAGAAGAAAACGGATTTAAATTTGCTTTAAGAGGAACTGATGGAACTGGTAAAAATGGGCCTGTTTTTTGGGGAGATGCATCTATTTTTGAAAACGATCCTATATCTATTGACGTTAATTTACCTATAGGAAATTGGGTTTTAGCTGCCACTCCAGTTAATGGATGGAATTCGTATCTTGATCAAGATAAAACAATTTTATACATTTTATTTATTAGCACCTTTATTATTAGTATTTTAATTTGGTTTATTTCCAAAACACTTTTAAAGATTAAACAAAATGAACGAAAAATGGTTGCCATTTTTAAATCTATCGATAGTTTAATTGTTGAATTTAATAAAGATGGAGATTATTTAACTGTAAATTACAGCAATAAAGATTTACTATATAAACCTCAAAAAGATTTAATAGGTAAAAATGTAAGTACAATTTTTGAACCCGAACTGGCCAAGTCATTTAAAAATGCTATTACAAAATGTCTTAAAAGTAAAGAACTAGTAATTCTCGAGTATCCATTAGTTATTAATAATAATAAAATGTGGTTTTCTGCTAGAGTCACCTATAAAACAGCCGATACTGTAATTCTGAATGCTTATGATATTACGGATAATAAATCAAAAGAAGAAGAACTTAAAACTTTAAATAAAATAAAGGACCAATTTTTTTCTATAATTGCACACGACCTTAAAAACCCTGCAGGTACACAAAAATCTTTAATTAATTTATTAGTAGATCGTTTTGACACAATGGATATTAATAAGCAAAAAACAATGCTTAAAACCATTCAAAAATCATCTGATCATTTATATATTTTATTAGAAGACCTCTTAAATTGGTCTATGTCTCAATCAAAAAAAATAATTGCTAAAAAAATAAAATTCAACATTATAACACACAATAAAGAACTCTTTTCACAATTAGAAAACCAAGCGAACTTAAAAGAGATAACCTTTATAAATACAATAGATCCTGAAAATGCCAATGTTATTGGAGATCCAGATTTAACCTCAATTATAATACGTAATTTAGTTTCAAATGCTTTAAAATTTACAGAACGAAATAAAAAAGTTGAAATTAGTTCTGAAATAATTAATTACAATCAAAAACAATACTTTCAACTAAATATTACTGATACAGGTATTGGAATTTCATCTGAAAAAATAGAAGACCTTTTTAAAATAGAAAAAACCCAATCTAATCCTGGAACAGAAAATGAAAAAGGATCTGGATTAGGTTTATTATTATGTAAAGAGTTTATTGAAAAACAAGGCGGTAAAATTACTATTGAAAGTCAAATAGGCGTAGGTAGTAAATTTTCAATTTTACTACCTACGGAGTAA
- a CDS encoding CAL67264 family membrane protein has product MNKNTVLAWATAIMLIVGLALIALGAFRYNEVAGWGFASVGIGFFAIAWVFNALKGRV; this is encoded by the coding sequence ATGAATAAAAATACTGTATTAGCTTGGGCTACAGCAATTATGTTAATAGTTGGTTTAGCTTTAATAGCTTTAGGTGCATTTAGATACAATGAAGTTGCAGGTTGGGGATTTGCCTCTGTAGGAATTGGTTTTTTTGCAATTGCTTGGGTTTTTAATGCTTTAAAAGGACGAGTTTAA
- the ettA gene encoding energy-dependent translational throttle protein EttA, with amino-acid sequence MSDDKKVIFSMSGLSKTYQGANKPVLKDIYLSFFYGAKIGILGLNGSGKSTLLKIIAGIEKNYQGDVVFAPGYSVGFLSQEPKLDDSKTVIDIVKEGVAETVAVLDEYNKINDMFGLEEVYSDADKMEKLMAQQAILQDKIDAANAWELDTKLEIAMDALRTPDGDTPIKNLSGGERRRVALCRLLLQEPDVLLLDEPTNHLDAESVHWLEHHLQQYKGTVIAVTHDRYFLDNVAGWILELDRGEGIPWKGNYSSWLDQKSKRLAQESKQASKRQKTLERELEWVRQGVKGRQTKQKARLKNYDKLMRQDQNQLDEKLEIYIPNGQRLGTNVIEAKGVSKAFGDKLLYEDLNFNLPQAGIVGIIGPNGAGKTTIFKMIMDELAPDKGEFVVGDTAKIAYVDQSHSNIDPEKTIWQNFSEEQELILMGGKQVNSRAYLSRFNFSGSDQNKKVSMLSGGERNRLHLAMTLREEGNVLLLDEPTNDLDVNTLRALEEGLENFAGCAVVISHDRWFLDRICTHILAFEGDSQVYFFEGSFSDYEENKKKRLGGDLMPKRIKYKKLIR; translated from the coding sequence ATGTCAGATGATAAGAAAGTAATCTTTTCAATGTCTGGTTTGTCTAAAACCTATCAAGGTGCAAATAAACCAGTTTTAAAAGATATTTATTTAAGCTTTTTTTATGGAGCTAAAATTGGAATTTTAGGTTTAAATGGTTCAGGAAAATCTACTTTATTGAAGATTATTGCTGGAATTGAAAAAAACTATCAAGGAGATGTTGTTTTTGCTCCAGGATATTCTGTTGGTTTTTTATCTCAAGAGCCTAAATTAGATGATTCTAAAACAGTTATTGATATTGTAAAAGAAGGAGTTGCTGAAACTGTTGCAGTGTTAGATGAATACAATAAGATAAACGACATGTTTGGCTTGGAAGAAGTGTATTCTGATGCTGATAAAATGGAAAAATTAATGGCACAACAAGCCATTTTACAAGATAAAATTGATGCTGCAAATGCGTGGGAGTTAGATACCAAACTAGAAATAGCAATGGATGCTTTACGTACTCCAGATGGTGATACGCCAATTAAGAATCTTTCAGGTGGTGAGCGAAGAAGAGTTGCATTGTGTAGATTGCTATTACAAGAGCCAGATGTGCTTTTATTAGATGAGCCAACCAACCACTTAGATGCTGAATCTGTACATTGGTTAGAGCATCATTTACAACAATATAAAGGAACTGTTATTGCAGTAACGCATGATAGATATTTCTTAGATAATGTTGCTGGTTGGATTTTAGAATTGGATAGAGGAGAAGGTATTCCTTGGAAAGGTAATTATTCTTCTTGGTTAGATCAAAAATCGAAACGATTGGCTCAAGAATCTAAACAGGCTTCTAAACGTCAAAAAACCTTAGAACGTGAGTTAGAATGGGTTCGCCAAGGAGTAAAAGGACGTCAAACTAAGCAAAAAGCACGTTTGAAGAATTACGACAAATTAATGAGGCAAGATCAAAATCAGTTAGATGAGAAATTAGAAATATACATTCCAAATGGTCAGCGTTTAGGTACTAATGTTATTGAAGCAAAAGGGGTTTCAAAAGCATTTGGAGATAAGTTGTTATATGAAGATTTGAATTTTAATTTACCCCAAGCTGGTATTGTAGGTATTATTGGTCCTAATGGTGCTGGTAAAACCACTATTTTTAAAATGATAATGGATGAATTAGCTCCAGATAAAGGTGAATTTGTAGTTGGTGATACTGCAAAAATTGCATATGTAGATCAAAGTCATTCAAATATTGATCCTGAAAAAACAATTTGGCAAAACTTTTCTGAAGAACAAGAATTAATTTTAATGGGAGGGAAACAAGTAAATTCTCGCGCATATTTAAGTCGTTTTAATTTTTCAGGAAGTGATCAGAACAAAAAAGTAAGTATGTTGTCTGGTGGAGAGCGTAATAGGTTGCATTTAGCAATGACATTGCGTGAAGAAGGAAATGTTTTGTTATTAGATGAGCCTACTAACGATTTAGATGTTAATACATTGCGTGCGTTGGAAGAAGGTTTAGAAAACTTTGCGGGTTGTGCTGTTGTTATTAGTCACGACCGTTGGTTTTTAGATAGAATTTGTACGCATATTTTAGCTTTTGAAGGAGATTCTCAAGTATATTTCTTTGAAGGTTCTTTCTCAGATTATGAAGAGAACAAGAAAAAACGATTAGGTGGAGATTTAATGCCTAAACGTATTAAATATAAAAAATTAATTAGATAA
- a CDS encoding DUF4878 domain-containing protein yields MKHLKLASALLLTIVLFSVSSCGSGTSPGDTIKKAYDLMKAKDFEKVTTLYVTGEGKKFSEEEAKKMEGLFGMAAKEEFDNKDGLKNIVIDNETIAEDGNSARVDYTVNFKNGDSEKENAKLIKIDGKWFIKV; encoded by the coding sequence ATGAAACATTTAAAATTAGCATCGGCACTCTTATTAACAATCGTTTTATTTAGTGTAAGTTCCTGTGGAAGTGGCACTTCACCCGGAGATACCATAAAAAAAGCTTATGATTTAATGAAAGCTAAAGATTTTGAAAAAGTAACCACTCTTTATGTTACTGGAGAAGGTAAAAAGTTCTCTGAAGAAGAAGCTAAAAAAATGGAAGGTCTATTTGGAATGGCTGCAAAAGAAGAATTTGATAATAAAGATGGCTTAAAAAATATTGTAATAGATAATGAAACTATTGCAGAAGATGGCAATAGCGCTAGAGTAGATTATACAGTTAACTTTAAAAATGGTGATTCTGAAAAAGAAAACGCTAAACTTATTAAAATAGATGGTAAATGGTTTATTAAAGTATAA
- a CDS encoding YiiX/YebB-like N1pC/P60 family cysteine hydrolase — protein MNIIKNIGYFLIVLLLGSSLFYYLRFINTNQSFKIVNFKNLQNGDLILRCGKSTGSYLVHLADKTSEYTHIGIIAIEKGTPYVIHAVPHKNNTLKKETFKKFLNPKKASSYAVYRSTFNAKTLSKVVNEAQKFYLKKCTFDNEYNLNTDNKLYCTELILKAFKNAGITLNIKERELKFVVGTHAIIFPSEFTKKPIFNRII, from the coding sequence ATGAATATTATTAAAAATATTGGTTATTTTTTGATAGTGCTTTTATTAGGCAGTTCATTATTTTATTATCTACGCTTTATAAATACCAATCAATCATTTAAAATAGTTAATTTTAAAAACTTACAAAATGGAGATCTTATTTTACGATGTGGAAAATCTACCGGAAGTTATTTAGTTCACTTAGCAGACAAGACTTCAGAATATACACATATCGGAATTATAGCAATTGAAAAAGGAACTCCTTATGTAATTCATGCAGTCCCTCATAAAAATAACACTTTAAAAAAAGAAACTTTTAAAAAATTTTTAAACCCTAAAAAGGCTTCTTCATACGCTGTTTATAGATCAACTTTTAATGCTAAAACTCTTAGCAAGGTAGTAAATGAAGCCCAAAAATTCTATTTAAAAAAATGCACTTTTGATAATGAATACAACTTAAACACAGATAATAAACTCTATTGTACAGAACTTATATTAAAAGCATTCAAAAATGCAGGAATTACCCTAAATATAAAAGAAAGAGAATTAAAATTTGTTGTTGGTACACATGCTATAATATTCCCTTCAGAGTTCACTAAAAAACCAATATTTAATAGAATAATTTAA
- a CDS encoding DUF6122 family protein, protein MEIIRFIIHYGMHFIVPGIIAFLFFKNSWKKVWFIFILTMSIDLDHLLATPIFEANRCSINFHPLHSYYAIGIYCLLLIPTKTRIVAIGLLFHIVTDSIDCLWIH, encoded by the coding sequence TTGGAAATTATACGATTTATTATTCACTATGGAATGCATTTTATAGTGCCCGGCATTATAGCTTTTCTCTTTTTTAAAAACAGTTGGAAAAAAGTGTGGTTTATATTTATTTTAACTATGTCAATAGATTTAGATCATCTTCTTGCTACTCCAATTTTTGAAGCCAATAGATGTAGCATAAATTTCCATCCTCTACATTCATATTATGCAATAGGTATTTACTGTTTATTATTAATCCCTACAAAAACAAGAATTGTTGCTATTGGATTACTTTTTCATATTGTTACAGACTCTATAGACTGCCTTTGGATTCATTAA
- a CDS encoding WbqC family protein, giving the protein MQMLLLQPTYFAPIIQYVAISKNNNICFEFEDNFQKQTYRNRCYIYTADGKHLLNVPIQHNKGVKQKTKDVKIDYKDDWNKLHLKTLTTAYNSSPFFEFYIDDLLPIFNKKHTFLLDLNLLSHQFIMEALQLEITTTKTDEFLIETPLKDFRNLAISKKEPQYNLERYIQVFEQNHGFISNLSILDLLFMEGPNALNYLESQNLNL; this is encoded by the coding sequence ATGCAAATGTTATTGCTTCAACCAACATATTTTGCTCCAATTATTCAATATGTAGCTATTTCAAAAAACAATAATATTTGTTTTGAATTTGAAGATAATTTTCAAAAACAAACCTATAGAAACAGATGTTATATTTATACTGCAGATGGTAAACATTTATTAAATGTACCTATACAACATAATAAAGGCGTGAAACAAAAAACAAAAGATGTAAAAATTGATTATAAAGACGATTGGAACAAGCTTCATTTAAAAACTTTAACAACAGCTTATAATTCATCACCCTTTTTTGAATTTTACATTGATGATTTATTACCAATATTTAATAAAAAACACACATTTTTATTAGATTTAAACCTGTTGAGTCATCAATTTATTATGGAAGCCCTACAGCTAGAAATCACCACAACTAAAACTGATGAATTTTTAATAGAAACTCCTTTAAAAGACTTTAGAAACCTCGCAATTTCTAAAAAAGAACCTCAATACAATTTAGAAAGATACATTCAAGTTTTTGAACAAAATCACGGATTTATTTCTAACCTTAGTATTTTAGATTTACTTTTTATGGAAGGCCCAAATGCTTTAAATTATCTAGAATCTCAAAATTTAAATCTATAA
- the lepB gene encoding signal peptidase I yields MTMIEWFFFFLIVQVIHFLGTWKLYKKAGRKSWEAIIPIYNAIILMKIIKRPTWWVLLLFIPIINLLMFPVIWVETVRSFGKYKTLDSILAVVTLGFYSFYLNYIENVTYVEDRSLKSRTELGEWVSSIVFAIIAATLVHTYIMQPYTIPTSSLEKSLLVGDFLFVSKFHYGARTPMTTIAAPMVHDSLPIIGTKSYLQKPQLPYFRLPGFQDIKRNEIVVFSWPVDTVQRFFDTSNIHVKKPIDKKSNYVKRAVGIPGDSLEIRQGYIYINGKKTVLPDRAKTQYMHKVVTNGQQLSAATLKRYDVTEGRNFGDYYNLNLTDENAAKLKNNPLIKSVTKELTPAGNYNSRVFPHSPQYPWSDDNYGPIYIPKAGKTVALNSKSLPFYKRIIEVYENNNLTVNGDEIFINGKKATEYTFKQDYYWMMGDNRHNSEDARYWGYVPFDHVVGKPVFIWFSWDTNGNGISEKIRWDRLFTTVHGSGEPVSYLYHFLAVLAIWFGYSAYRKRKKEEKENQI; encoded by the coding sequence ATGACAATGATTGAGTGGTTTTTCTTTTTTCTAATTGTACAAGTTATTCACTTTTTAGGAACTTGGAAATTATATAAAAAAGCAGGTAGAAAATCTTGGGAAGCAATTATTCCTATTTACAATGCAATAATTTTAATGAAAATTATTAAAAGACCTACTTGGTGGGTACTTTTATTATTTATTCCAATAATAAACTTATTAATGTTCCCTGTTATTTGGGTTGAAACCGTTAGAAGCTTTGGAAAATATAAAACTTTAGACTCAATACTTGCTGTAGTAACACTTGGTTTTTATAGTTTTTACTTAAACTATATAGAAAATGTTACATATGTAGAAGACAGAAGCTTAAAATCAAGAACTGAACTTGGCGAATGGGTTAGTTCTATTGTATTTGCTATTATTGCAGCAACACTAGTGCATACTTATATTATGCAACCTTATACAATACCAACTTCTTCATTAGAAAAATCGTTGTTAGTTGGTGACTTTCTTTTTGTAAGTAAATTTCATTACGGAGCAAGAACACCTATGACTACCATTGCTGCCCCAATGGTACATGATTCTTTACCTATTATTGGTACAAAATCGTATTTACAAAAACCTCAATTACCATATTTTAGACTCCCTGGTTTTCAAGATATTAAACGTAATGAAATTGTTGTTTTTAGTTGGCCTGTTGATACGGTACAACGTTTTTTTGACACCTCAAACATTCATGTTAAAAAACCAATCGATAAAAAATCGAATTATGTAAAACGTGCTGTTGGTATTCCAGGAGATTCATTAGAAATTAGACAAGGTTACATTTATATAAACGGTAAAAAAACAGTATTACCAGATAGAGCAAAAACACAATACATGCACAAAGTTGTAACTAATGGTCAGCAATTAAGTGCTGCAACTTTAAAAAGGTATGATGTAACTGAAGGACGTAATTTTGGAGATTATTACAACCTTAATTTAACCGATGAAAATGCTGCTAAACTTAAAAACAATCCGCTTATAAAAAGTGTAACTAAAGAGTTAACACCAGCAGGAAATTATAATTCTAGAGTTTTCCCGCATAGTCCACAATACCCTTGGTCTGACGATAATTATGGCCCAATTTACATTCCTAAAGCAGGAAAAACTGTTGCTTTAAATTCTAAATCACTACCATTTTATAAAAGAATTATTGAAGTTTACGAAAACAATAATTTAACAGTAAATGGAGATGAAATTTTTATCAATGGTAAAAAAGCTACTGAATACACTTTTAAACAAGATTATTATTGGATGATGGGAGATAACCGTCATAATTCTGAAGATGCCCGTTATTGGGGTTATGTACCTTTTGACCATGTAGTTGGTAAACCTGTATTTATTTGGTTTAGTTGGGACACTAATGGAAATGGTATTTCCGAAAAAATTAGATGGGATCGCCTATTTACAACTGTACATGGTTCTGGAGAACCTGTATCGTACTTATACCATTTTTTAGCTGTACTGGCTATTTGGTTTGGTTATAGCGCTTACAGAAAACGTAAAAAAGAAGAAAAAGAAAATCAGATTTAA
- the dapB gene encoding 4-hydroxy-tetrahydrodipicolinate reductase, whose amino-acid sequence MKIALLGYGRMGKTIEKIALQRGHTIVLKVDENTKEYDIKIADIAIDFSIPSVAFNNISNCLNNNIPVISGTTGWLDKYPAITELCKQKNGAFIYASNFSLGVNIFFELNEQLAKMMHQLNQYDVTLEEIHHTKKLDAPSGTAITLAEGVIKHTNKESWNLNVTNNDSQIPIVAKRIDDVPGTHTVAYNSEVDTIEIKHTAHNRSGFALGAVIAAEWLYGKTGIFTMKDVLGLK is encoded by the coding sequence ATGAAAATAGCTTTATTAGGTTATGGCAGAATGGGTAAAACAATTGAAAAAATTGCTTTACAAAGAGGACATACAATAGTATTAAAAGTTGATGAAAACACTAAAGAATACGATATCAAAATTGCCGATATTGCAATAGACTTTAGTATTCCATCTGTTGCTTTTAATAATATTTCAAATTGTTTAAATAACAATATTCCTGTAATTAGTGGAACCACTGGTTGGTTAGATAAATACCCTGCTATTACAGAACTTTGCAAGCAAAAAAATGGTGCTTTTATCTACGCTTCAAATTTTAGTTTAGGTGTAAATATCTTTTTTGAATTAAACGAACAACTTGCTAAAATGATGCATCAATTAAACCAATATGATGTAACATTAGAAGAAATTCATCATACAAAAAAATTAGATGCTCCTAGTGGAACAGCAATTACACTTGCTGAAGGAGTTATTAAACATACCAACAAAGAAAGTTGGAACTTAAATGTAACAAATAACGATTCTCAAATACCTATAGTTGCAAAACGTATAGATGATGTTCCCGGAACACATACCGTTGCTTATAATTCAGAAGTAGATACTATTGAAATTAAACATACCGCCCATAATAGAAGTGGCTTTGCTTTAGGAGCCGTAATTGCAGCAGAATGGTTATATGGTAAAACTGGTATTTTTACAATGAAAGATGTTTTGGGTTTAAAATAA
- a CDS encoding DUF5683 domain-containing protein: protein MPYKKSYILLVLSLLVTINSFSQEEEIIVKAKDTIYTSPNEFDMLSPAKAAFYSAILPGLGQAYNKKYWKIPFVYAALGTGVYFYDLNNTNYNRARTAYKLRLDNKPNEFDGEGDHIYLSDDALTRAQESYKKDRDLSILVTVGIYVLQILEASTNAHLLQHNVDNNLTISPQIIKDATSNKSVVVASLNFKF, encoded by the coding sequence GTGCCGTATAAAAAGTCTTACATTTTATTAGTTCTTAGTTTACTAGTTACCATTAATTCCTTTTCACAAGAAGAAGAAATAATAGTAAAAGCAAAAGATACTATCTATACCTCGCCAAACGAGTTTGATATGCTATCTCCTGCCAAAGCAGCATTTTACTCTGCAATTCTTCCTGGTTTAGGACAAGCGTACAATAAAAAATATTGGAAAATTCCATTTGTTTATGCTGCTCTTGGAACTGGTGTTTATTTTTATGATTTAAATAATACTAATTACAATAGAGCACGAACTGCTTATAAATTAAGATTAGATAATAAACCAAACGAATTTGACGGTGAAGGTGATCATATTTATTTATCAGACGACGCATTAACCAGAGCTCAAGAATCATATAAAAAAGATAGAGACTTGTCTATTTTAGTAACTGTTGGCATCTATGTTTTACAAATTCTTGAAGCGAGTACAAATGCACATTTATTACAGCATAACGTTGATAATAATCTAACCATATCCCCTCAAATTATTAAAGATGCAACAAGTAATAAATCTGTAGTTGTAGCATCGTTAAATTTTAAATTTTAA